In Paramormyrops kingsleyae isolate MSU_618 chromosome 5, PKINGS_0.4, whole genome shotgun sequence, one DNA window encodes the following:
- the LOC111856915 gene encoding uncharacterized protein isoform X2, whose amino-acid sequence MEKKVNPLPQSLQSGMREREELKKAVEQTDHLLSRVCELEQENAGLYKEKKEIFVRYQAEQESLQDMEERCNQLAKAKRDLEEQVAGLSERLEEEEGCVAQLAAQRLRLEAECCSLKQDLEELENTLSSVERDKQSSDSNVQKLTVELSQRDDIIQKLQKEKERLVELAQQAIEDLHSEEDKVNHLTKEKAKLQMQAEELEYLLEQERKQRSDVEKSHRKLEGDSKTTVESLSELEKMKAGLEDIIKKKELEMNSMIEKLEEEETLNVSLQRKNRELQVRIEELEEELETEKAMRAKVEKQRSDLTRELDDLTDRLEEAGGATASQIEVNKKREAELKRLRRELEESSLQSEALAATLRKRHGDALAELNEQCESLQRTRAKLEKEKHNLRLELDDLTTNLENLQKAKVASDNQLRKLEEILSEANFKNEDLQKGLAESNIAKNRLTAENNDLSRQLEEAENRSSQMNRAKALLTSQSEELKKQLEEELKLKTALGHSLGTLKQEYELLKEQLEEEQESKLELQRQVSRLNSEVTHWRTRYEAEAIQHTDELEDAKKKLSSRLQEAEEAVEATQAKCSSLEKTKQRLQGEVEDLCLDLEKASSSATLLDKKQRVMEKQLSDWRQKCEELVAEVEGCQKESRQHAAELFKLKTAYEENLEQGEALRRENKAFLEEVADLNEQLADVGKSVHELQKAKKKMEMEKEELQASLEESEVALEAEETKVLRLQLELSQAKGDLERRLQEKEEEFEATRKGHQRALESLQASLDTEVKGRTEAARLKKKLESDLNELELQLDLLTKNNGELMKTIKKMQLQIKDLQTQVEEDARQQEDLREEHSLLERRCATLVTEGEETRAGAEAAERARKCLETELLEMTEKYNDISNQLQSTNNGKRKLEADLQQMTQDHEELVGSVRAANDKAKKAMCEASRLAEELRHEQEHTLHLERVKKGLEAQVKDMTVRLDEAEQLALKGGKKIIQKLEGKAKELELELDTEQKRHAETVKTLRKNERRLKELLFQSEEDQKNQQRMQELVERLQNKMKAYKRQVEEAEEQANMNLAKYRKTVHELDDAEERADIAESALTKIRTKSRGSFSKGYSSGYSTPFPGMVRSPSSVGSEGRGEKIIHDDESVSSLIPAYLNSLKKLMIDD is encoded by the exons GAGCAAGAGAGCCTGCAGGACATGGAAGAGCGCTGCAACCAGCTGGCCAAGGCCAAACGGGACCTGGAGGAGCAGGTGGCAGGCCTGAGCGAGcggctggaggaggaggagggctGCGTGGCTCAGCTGGCCGCACAGAGGCTGCGGCTGGAGGCGGAGTGCTGCAGCCTGAAGCAGgacctggaggagctggagaacACACTGAGCTCTGTGGAGAGGGACAAGCAG TCTTCAGACTCAAATGTGCAGAAGCTGACAGTGGAGCTTTCGCAGAGGGATGACATCATACAGAAACTGCAGAAGGAGAAGGAACGTCTTGTAGAACTCGCTCAG CAAGCCATAGAGGACCTGCACTCGGAAGAAGATAAAGTAAACCACTTAACTAAGGAGAAGGCCAAGCTGCAGATGCAGGCAGAAGAG TTGGAGTACCTTCTTGAGCAGGAGAGGAAGCAGAGGAGTGATGTGGAAAAGAGCCACCGGAAGCTGGAGGGGGACAGCAAGACTACAGTGGAGAGCCTCAGTGAGCTGGAGAAGATGAAGGCAGGTCTGGAGGACATCATTAAGAA GAAAGAACTGGAGATGAATTCTATGATAGAAAAACTTGAAGAGGAGGAAACTCTTAATGTCAGCCTGCAGAGGAAGAACAGGGAGCTCCAG GTGCGGATTGAGGAACTAGAAGAGGAGCTGGAGACAGAAAAAGCCATGAGGGCAAAG GTGGAGAAACAGCGGTCTGACCTCACGCGTGAGCTGGATGACCTGACTGATCGTCTGGAGGAGGCAGGAGGAGCCACAGCATCCCAG ATTGAGGTGAATAAGAAGCGTGAAGCTGAGCTGAAGCGCCTACGCCGTGAGCTGGAGGAGTCTTCGCTGCAGTCGGAGGCGCTGGCGGCGACCCTGAGGAAGCGGCACGGCGACGCGCTGGCCGAGCTCAACGAGCAGTGCGAAAGCCTGCAGAGGACCCGTGCCaagctggagaaggagaagcaCAACCTGCGCCTTGAGCTGGATGACCTCACCACTAACCTGGAGAATCTGCAGAAGGCCAAG GTCGCTAGTGACAACCAGCTGCGGAAGCTTGAAGAAATTCTGTCTGAGGCCAACTTCAAGAATGAGGACTTGCAGAAGGGGCTGGCTGAGTCAAACATTGCCAAGAACCGGCTTACAG CTGAAAATAATGACCTGAGTCGGCAACTGGAAGAGGCAGAGAACCGGTCCAGCCAGATGAACCGGGCCAAAGCCCTGTTGACATCCCAGTCTGAAGAGCTCAAGAAGCAGCTGGAAGAAGAGTTAAAA TTGAAAACAGCACTCGGACACAGTTTGGGCACACTGAAACAGGAGTATGAGCTGCTGAAGGAGCAACtagaggaggagcaggagagcaagCTGGAGCTACAGCGACAGGTGTCTAGGCTGAACAGTGAGGTCACTCACTGGAGGACCCGCTACGAGGCCGAAGCCATTCAGCACACGGACGAGCTTGAGGATGCCAA GAAGAAGTTGTCATCACGGCTACAGGAGGCCGAGGAAGCTGTTGAGGCTACCCAAGCTAAATGCTCTAGCCTGGAGAAAACCAAGCAAAGGTTACAAGGGGAGGTGGAGGACCTTTGCTTAGACCTGGAGAAG GCAAGCAGCTCTGCGACATTACTGGATAAGAAGCAGCGTGTGATGGAGAAGCAGCTCTCTGATTGGAGACAGAAGTGCGAAGAGCTGGTGGCGGAAGTAGAGGGCTGCCAGAAGGAGAGCCGGCAGCATGCCGCTGAGCTCTTCAAGCTGAAGACAGCCTACGAGGAGAACCTGGAGCAAGGGGAGGCCCTCCGGAGGGAGAATAAAGCCTTCCTGG AGGAGGTAGCTGATCTCAATGAACAGCTGGCTGATGTCGGGAAGAGTGTCCATGAGCTGCAAAAAGCCAAGAagaagatggagatggagaaagAGGAGCTACAAGCCTCACTTGAGGAGTCTGAGGTGGCATTGGAG GCAGAGGAGACTAAGGTACTTCGTCTGCAACTGGAGTTATCCCAGGCCAAGGGGGACCTGGAGCGCCGGCTGcaggagaaagaggaggagtTTGAAGCAACCAG AAAAGGTCACCAAAGGGCATTGGAGTCCCTGCAGGCCAGTCTGGACACTGAGGTTAAAGGTCGTACGGAAGCTGCCCGGCTGAAAAAGAAATTGGAGAGCGACCTGAATGAGCTGGAGCTCCAGTTGGACCTACTGACTAAGAACAACGGGGAACTGATGAAAACTATTAAGAAGATGCAGCTGCAGATTAAA GATCTCCAGACCCAAGTAGAGGAAGACGCGCGGCAGCAGGAGGACCTGCGAGAGGAGCACTCCCTGCTGGAGCGCCGCTGTGCCACGTTGGTGACAGAGGGAGAGGAGACTCGTGCTGGTGCGGAGGCTGCAGAAAGGGCCCGCAAGTGCCTGGAGACCGAATTGCTGGAAATGACTGAAAAGTACAATGACATAAGTAACCAG CTCCAGTCCACTAACAATGGGAAAAGAAAGCTGGAGGCAGACCTTCAACAGATGACTCAAGACCATGAAGAGCTAGTGGGCAGCGTGCGGGCTGCGAATGACAAGGCCAAGAAGGCCATGTGTGAG GCCAGCCGACTGGCAGAAGAGTTGCGGCACGAGCAGGAGCACACGCTGCATTTGGAGAGGGTGAAGAAGGGCCTGGAAGCCCAGGTCAAGGACATGACAGTTCGGCTGGACGAGGCCGAGCAGCTGGCACTCAAGGGGGGAAAGAAGATCATCCAGAAGCTGGAAGGGAAG GCGAAAGAGCTGGAGTTGGAGCTGGACACGGAGCAGAAGAGGCACGCTGAGACAGTGAAAACTTTACGCAAGAACGAGCGGCGTCTGAAGGAACTGCTCTTCCAGTCCGAGGAGGACCAGAAAAATCAGCAGAGGATGCAAGAACTGGTGGAGAGGCTGCAGAACAAGATGAAGGCCTATAAGAGACAAGTGGAAGAAGCG GAAGAGCAAGCCAACATGAATCTGGCGAAGTACAGGAAGACGGTTCATGAGCTGGATGATGCAGAGGAACGAGCTGACATTGCCGAGTCAGCGCTAACGAAGATTAGGACGAAGAGCAGAGGAAGCTTCAGCAAGGGGTACTCCTCT GGCTACAGCACCCCCTTCCCTGGGATGGTCAGATCACCCAGCTCTGTCGGATCAGAGGGCAGAGGAGAGAAGATCATCCATGATGACGAGTCTGTCAGCTCCCTCATCCCAGCTTATCTGAACTCCCTGAAGAAGCTGATGATTGATGATTGA
- the LOC111856915 gene encoding putative uncharacterized protein MYH16 isoform X6, which yields MEKKVCVIQTEFRQYRPTVTVHTKPLTHEQESLQDMEERCNQLAKAKRDLEEQVAGLSERLEEEEGCVAQLAAQRLRLEAECCSLKQDLEELENTLSSVERDKQSSDSNVQKLTVELSQRDDIIQKLQKEKERLVELAQQAIEDLHSEEDKVNHLTKEKAKLQMQAEELEYLLEQERKQRSDVEKSHRKLEGDSKTTVESLSELEKMKAGLEDIIKKKELEMNSMIEKLEEEETLNVSLQRKNRELQVRIEELEEELETEKAMRAKVEKQRSDLTRELDDLTDRLEEAGGATASQIEVNKKREAELKRLRRELEESSLQSEALAATLRKRHGDALAELNEQCESLQRTRAKLEKEKHNLRLELDDLTTNLENLQKAKVASDNQLRKLEEILSEANFKNEDLQKGLAESNIAKNRLTAENNDLSRQLEEAENRSSQMNRAKALLTSQSEELKKQLEEELKLKTALGHSLGTLKQEYELLKEQLEEEQESKLELQRQVSRLNSEVTHWRTRYEAEAIQHTDELEDAKKKLSSRLQEAEEAVEATQAKCSSLEKTKQRLQGEVEDLCLDLEKASSSATLLDKKQRVMEKQLSDWRQKCEELVAEVEGCQKESRQHAAELFKLKTAYEENLEQGEALRRENKAFLEEVADLNEQLADVGKSVHELQKAKKKMEMEKEELQASLEESEVALEAEETKVLRLQLELSQAKGDLERRLQEKEEEFEATRKGHQRALESLQASLDTEVKGRTEAARLKKKLESDLNELELQLDLLTKNNGELMKTIKKMQLQIKDLQTQVEEDARQQEDLREEHSLLERRCATLVTEGEETRAGAEAAERARKCLETELLEMTEKYNDISNQLQSTNNGKRKLEADLQQMTQDHEELVGSVRAANDKAKKAMCEASRLAEELRHEQEHTLHLERVKKGLEAQVKDMTVRLDEAEQLALKGGKKIIQKLEGKAKELELELDTEQKRHAETVKTLRKNERRLKELLFQSEEDQKNQQRMQELVERLQNKMKAYKRQVEEAEEQANMNLAKYRKTVHELDDAEERADIAESALTKIRTKSRGSFSKGYSSGYSTPFPGMVRSPSSVGSEGRGEKIIHDDESVSSLIPAYLNSLKKLMIDD from the exons GAGCAAGAGAGCCTGCAGGACATGGAAGAGCGCTGCAACCAGCTGGCCAAGGCCAAACGGGACCTGGAGGAGCAGGTGGCAGGCCTGAGCGAGcggctggaggaggaggagggctGCGTGGCTCAGCTGGCCGCACAGAGGCTGCGGCTGGAGGCGGAGTGCTGCAGCCTGAAGCAGgacctggaggagctggagaacACACTGAGCTCTGTGGAGAGGGACAAGCAG TCTTCAGACTCAAATGTGCAGAAGCTGACAGTGGAGCTTTCGCAGAGGGATGACATCATACAGAAACTGCAGAAGGAGAAGGAACGTCTTGTAGAACTCGCTCAG CAAGCCATAGAGGACCTGCACTCGGAAGAAGATAAAGTAAACCACTTAACTAAGGAGAAGGCCAAGCTGCAGATGCAGGCAGAAGAG TTGGAGTACCTTCTTGAGCAGGAGAGGAAGCAGAGGAGTGATGTGGAAAAGAGCCACCGGAAGCTGGAGGGGGACAGCAAGACTACAGTGGAGAGCCTCAGTGAGCTGGAGAAGATGAAGGCAGGTCTGGAGGACATCATTAAGAA GAAAGAACTGGAGATGAATTCTATGATAGAAAAACTTGAAGAGGAGGAAACTCTTAATGTCAGCCTGCAGAGGAAGAACAGGGAGCTCCAG GTGCGGATTGAGGAACTAGAAGAGGAGCTGGAGACAGAAAAAGCCATGAGGGCAAAG GTGGAGAAACAGCGGTCTGACCTCACGCGTGAGCTGGATGACCTGACTGATCGTCTGGAGGAGGCAGGAGGAGCCACAGCATCCCAG ATTGAGGTGAATAAGAAGCGTGAAGCTGAGCTGAAGCGCCTACGCCGTGAGCTGGAGGAGTCTTCGCTGCAGTCGGAGGCGCTGGCGGCGACCCTGAGGAAGCGGCACGGCGACGCGCTGGCCGAGCTCAACGAGCAGTGCGAAAGCCTGCAGAGGACCCGTGCCaagctggagaaggagaagcaCAACCTGCGCCTTGAGCTGGATGACCTCACCACTAACCTGGAGAATCTGCAGAAGGCCAAG GTCGCTAGTGACAACCAGCTGCGGAAGCTTGAAGAAATTCTGTCTGAGGCCAACTTCAAGAATGAGGACTTGCAGAAGGGGCTGGCTGAGTCAAACATTGCCAAGAACCGGCTTACAG CTGAAAATAATGACCTGAGTCGGCAACTGGAAGAGGCAGAGAACCGGTCCAGCCAGATGAACCGGGCCAAAGCCCTGTTGACATCCCAGTCTGAAGAGCTCAAGAAGCAGCTGGAAGAAGAGTTAAAA TTGAAAACAGCACTCGGACACAGTTTGGGCACACTGAAACAGGAGTATGAGCTGCTGAAGGAGCAACtagaggaggagcaggagagcaagCTGGAGCTACAGCGACAGGTGTCTAGGCTGAACAGTGAGGTCACTCACTGGAGGACCCGCTACGAGGCCGAAGCCATTCAGCACACGGACGAGCTTGAGGATGCCAA GAAGAAGTTGTCATCACGGCTACAGGAGGCCGAGGAAGCTGTTGAGGCTACCCAAGCTAAATGCTCTAGCCTGGAGAAAACCAAGCAAAGGTTACAAGGGGAGGTGGAGGACCTTTGCTTAGACCTGGAGAAG GCAAGCAGCTCTGCGACATTACTGGATAAGAAGCAGCGTGTGATGGAGAAGCAGCTCTCTGATTGGAGACAGAAGTGCGAAGAGCTGGTGGCGGAAGTAGAGGGCTGCCAGAAGGAGAGCCGGCAGCATGCCGCTGAGCTCTTCAAGCTGAAGACAGCCTACGAGGAGAACCTGGAGCAAGGGGAGGCCCTCCGGAGGGAGAATAAAGCCTTCCTGG AGGAGGTAGCTGATCTCAATGAACAGCTGGCTGATGTCGGGAAGAGTGTCCATGAGCTGCAAAAAGCCAAGAagaagatggagatggagaaagAGGAGCTACAAGCCTCACTTGAGGAGTCTGAGGTGGCATTGGAG GCAGAGGAGACTAAGGTACTTCGTCTGCAACTGGAGTTATCCCAGGCCAAGGGGGACCTGGAGCGCCGGCTGcaggagaaagaggaggagtTTGAAGCAACCAG AAAAGGTCACCAAAGGGCATTGGAGTCCCTGCAGGCCAGTCTGGACACTGAGGTTAAAGGTCGTACGGAAGCTGCCCGGCTGAAAAAGAAATTGGAGAGCGACCTGAATGAGCTGGAGCTCCAGTTGGACCTACTGACTAAGAACAACGGGGAACTGATGAAAACTATTAAGAAGATGCAGCTGCAGATTAAA GATCTCCAGACCCAAGTAGAGGAAGACGCGCGGCAGCAGGAGGACCTGCGAGAGGAGCACTCCCTGCTGGAGCGCCGCTGTGCCACGTTGGTGACAGAGGGAGAGGAGACTCGTGCTGGTGCGGAGGCTGCAGAAAGGGCCCGCAAGTGCCTGGAGACCGAATTGCTGGAAATGACTGAAAAGTACAATGACATAAGTAACCAG CTCCAGTCCACTAACAATGGGAAAAGAAAGCTGGAGGCAGACCTTCAACAGATGACTCAAGACCATGAAGAGCTAGTGGGCAGCGTGCGGGCTGCGAATGACAAGGCCAAGAAGGCCATGTGTGAG GCCAGCCGACTGGCAGAAGAGTTGCGGCACGAGCAGGAGCACACGCTGCATTTGGAGAGGGTGAAGAAGGGCCTGGAAGCCCAGGTCAAGGACATGACAGTTCGGCTGGACGAGGCCGAGCAGCTGGCACTCAAGGGGGGAAAGAAGATCATCCAGAAGCTGGAAGGGAAG GCGAAAGAGCTGGAGTTGGAGCTGGACACGGAGCAGAAGAGGCACGCTGAGACAGTGAAAACTTTACGCAAGAACGAGCGGCGTCTGAAGGAACTGCTCTTCCAGTCCGAGGAGGACCAGAAAAATCAGCAGAGGATGCAAGAACTGGTGGAGAGGCTGCAGAACAAGATGAAGGCCTATAAGAGACAAGTGGAAGAAGCG GAAGAGCAAGCCAACATGAATCTGGCGAAGTACAGGAAGACGGTTCATGAGCTGGATGATGCAGAGGAACGAGCTGACATTGCCGAGTCAGCGCTAACGAAGATTAGGACGAAGAGCAGAGGAAGCTTCAGCAAGGGGTACTCCTCT GGCTACAGCACCCCCTTCCCTGGGATGGTCAGATCACCCAGCTCTGTCGGATCAGAGGGCAGAGGAGAGAAGATCATCCATGATGACGAGTCTGTCAGCTCCCTCATCCCAGCTTATCTGAACTCCCTGAAGAAGCTGATGATTGATGATTGA
- the LOC111856915 gene encoding uncharacterized protein isoform X4 — MSNTPRRRRCRSFSDDSEEANGLPMEPEQEDLDWDNFSMTLEEQLAAEQESLQDMEERCNQLAKAKRDLEEQVAGLSERLEEEEGCVAQLAAQRLRLEAECCSLKQDLEELENTLSSVERDKQSSDSNVQKLTVELSQRDDIIQKLQKEKERLVELAQQAIEDLHSEEDKVNHLTKEKAKLQMQAEELEYLLEQERKQRSDVEKSHRKLEGDSKTTVESLSELEKMKAGLEDIIKKKELEMNSMIEKLEEEETLNVSLQRKNRELQVRIEELEEELETEKAMRAKVEKQRSDLTRELDDLTDRLEEAGGATASQIEVNKKREAELKRLRRELEESSLQSEALAATLRKRHGDALAELNEQCESLQRTRAKLEKEKHNLRLELDDLTTNLENLQKAKVASDNQLRKLEEILSEANFKNEDLQKGLAESNIAKNRLTAENNDLSRQLEEAENRSSQMNRAKALLTSQSEELKKQLEEELKLKTALGHSLGTLKQEYELLKEQLEEEQESKLELQRQVSRLNSEVTHWRTRYEAEAIQHTDELEDAKKKLSSRLQEAEEAVEATQAKCSSLEKTKQRLQGEVEDLCLDLEKASSSATLLDKKQRVMEKQLSDWRQKCEELVAEVEGCQKESRQHAAELFKLKTAYEENLEQGEALRRENKAFLEEVADLNEQLADVGKSVHELQKAKKKMEMEKEELQASLEESEVALEAEETKVLRLQLELSQAKGDLERRLQEKEEEFEATRKGHQRALESLQASLDTEVKGRTEAARLKKKLESDLNELELQLDLLTKNNGELMKTIKKMQLQIKDLQTQVEEDARQQEDLREEHSLLERRCATLVTEGEETRAGAEAAERARKCLETELLEMTEKYNDISNQLQSTNNGKRKLEADLQQMTQDHEELVGSVRAANDKAKKAMCEASRLAEELRHEQEHTLHLERVKKGLEAQVKDMTVRLDEAEQLALKGGKKIIQKLEGKAKELELELDTEQKRHAETVKTLRKNERRLKELLFQSEEDQKNQQRMQELVERLQNKMKAYKRQVEEAEEQANMNLAKYRKTVHELDDAEERADIAESALTKIRTKSRGSFSKGYSSGYSTPFPGMVRSPSSVGSEGRGEKIIHDDESVSSLIPAYLNSLKKLMIDD, encoded by the exons ATGTCTAACACACCCAGACGGAGAAGGTGCCGGTCCTTCTCAGATGACTCTGAAGAGGCCAATGGGCTGCCGATGGAGCCAGAACAGGAAGACCTGGACTGGGATAACTTTAGTATGACTCTGGAGGAGCAATTAGCTGCT GAGCAAGAGAGCCTGCAGGACATGGAAGAGCGCTGCAACCAGCTGGCCAAGGCCAAACGGGACCTGGAGGAGCAGGTGGCAGGCCTGAGCGAGcggctggaggaggaggagggctGCGTGGCTCAGCTGGCCGCACAGAGGCTGCGGCTGGAGGCGGAGTGCTGCAGCCTGAAGCAGgacctggaggagctggagaacACACTGAGCTCTGTGGAGAGGGACAAGCAG TCTTCAGACTCAAATGTGCAGAAGCTGACAGTGGAGCTTTCGCAGAGGGATGACATCATACAGAAACTGCAGAAGGAGAAGGAACGTCTTGTAGAACTCGCTCAG CAAGCCATAGAGGACCTGCACTCGGAAGAAGATAAAGTAAACCACTTAACTAAGGAGAAGGCCAAGCTGCAGATGCAGGCAGAAGAG TTGGAGTACCTTCTTGAGCAGGAGAGGAAGCAGAGGAGTGATGTGGAAAAGAGCCACCGGAAGCTGGAGGGGGACAGCAAGACTACAGTGGAGAGCCTCAGTGAGCTGGAGAAGATGAAGGCAGGTCTGGAGGACATCATTAAGAA GAAAGAACTGGAGATGAATTCTATGATAGAAAAACTTGAAGAGGAGGAAACTCTTAATGTCAGCCTGCAGAGGAAGAACAGGGAGCTCCAG GTGCGGATTGAGGAACTAGAAGAGGAGCTGGAGACAGAAAAAGCCATGAGGGCAAAG GTGGAGAAACAGCGGTCTGACCTCACGCGTGAGCTGGATGACCTGACTGATCGTCTGGAGGAGGCAGGAGGAGCCACAGCATCCCAG ATTGAGGTGAATAAGAAGCGTGAAGCTGAGCTGAAGCGCCTACGCCGTGAGCTGGAGGAGTCTTCGCTGCAGTCGGAGGCGCTGGCGGCGACCCTGAGGAAGCGGCACGGCGACGCGCTGGCCGAGCTCAACGAGCAGTGCGAAAGCCTGCAGAGGACCCGTGCCaagctggagaaggagaagcaCAACCTGCGCCTTGAGCTGGATGACCTCACCACTAACCTGGAGAATCTGCAGAAGGCCAAG GTCGCTAGTGACAACCAGCTGCGGAAGCTTGAAGAAATTCTGTCTGAGGCCAACTTCAAGAATGAGGACTTGCAGAAGGGGCTGGCTGAGTCAAACATTGCCAAGAACCGGCTTACAG CTGAAAATAATGACCTGAGTCGGCAACTGGAAGAGGCAGAGAACCGGTCCAGCCAGATGAACCGGGCCAAAGCCCTGTTGACATCCCAGTCTGAAGAGCTCAAGAAGCAGCTGGAAGAAGAGTTAAAA TTGAAAACAGCACTCGGACACAGTTTGGGCACACTGAAACAGGAGTATGAGCTGCTGAAGGAGCAACtagaggaggagcaggagagcaagCTGGAGCTACAGCGACAGGTGTCTAGGCTGAACAGTGAGGTCACTCACTGGAGGACCCGCTACGAGGCCGAAGCCATTCAGCACACGGACGAGCTTGAGGATGCCAA GAAGAAGTTGTCATCACGGCTACAGGAGGCCGAGGAAGCTGTTGAGGCTACCCAAGCTAAATGCTCTAGCCTGGAGAAAACCAAGCAAAGGTTACAAGGGGAGGTGGAGGACCTTTGCTTAGACCTGGAGAAG GCAAGCAGCTCTGCGACATTACTGGATAAGAAGCAGCGTGTGATGGAGAAGCAGCTCTCTGATTGGAGACAGAAGTGCGAAGAGCTGGTGGCGGAAGTAGAGGGCTGCCAGAAGGAGAGCCGGCAGCATGCCGCTGAGCTCTTCAAGCTGAAGACAGCCTACGAGGAGAACCTGGAGCAAGGGGAGGCCCTCCGGAGGGAGAATAAAGCCTTCCTGG AGGAGGTAGCTGATCTCAATGAACAGCTGGCTGATGTCGGGAAGAGTGTCCATGAGCTGCAAAAAGCCAAGAagaagatggagatggagaaagAGGAGCTACAAGCCTCACTTGAGGAGTCTGAGGTGGCATTGGAG GCAGAGGAGACTAAGGTACTTCGTCTGCAACTGGAGTTATCCCAGGCCAAGGGGGACCTGGAGCGCCGGCTGcaggagaaagaggaggagtTTGAAGCAACCAG AAAAGGTCACCAAAGGGCATTGGAGTCCCTGCAGGCCAGTCTGGACACTGAGGTTAAAGGTCGTACGGAAGCTGCCCGGCTGAAAAAGAAATTGGAGAGCGACCTGAATGAGCTGGAGCTCCAGTTGGACCTACTGACTAAGAACAACGGGGAACTGATGAAAACTATTAAGAAGATGCAGCTGCAGATTAAA GATCTCCAGACCCAAGTAGAGGAAGACGCGCGGCAGCAGGAGGACCTGCGAGAGGAGCACTCCCTGCTGGAGCGCCGCTGTGCCACGTTGGTGACAGAGGGAGAGGAGACTCGTGCTGGTGCGGAGGCTGCAGAAAGGGCCCGCAAGTGCCTGGAGACCGAATTGCTGGAAATGACTGAAAAGTACAATGACATAAGTAACCAG CTCCAGTCCACTAACAATGGGAAAAGAAAGCTGGAGGCAGACCTTCAACAGATGACTCAAGACCATGAAGAGCTAGTGGGCAGCGTGCGGGCTGCGAATGACAAGGCCAAGAAGGCCATGTGTGAG GCCAGCCGACTGGCAGAAGAGTTGCGGCACGAGCAGGAGCACACGCTGCATTTGGAGAGGGTGAAGAAGGGCCTGGAAGCCCAGGTCAAGGACATGACAGTTCGGCTGGACGAGGCCGAGCAGCTGGCACTCAAGGGGGGAAAGAAGATCATCCAGAAGCTGGAAGGGAAG GCGAAAGAGCTGGAGTTGGAGCTGGACACGGAGCAGAAGAGGCACGCTGAGACAGTGAAAACTTTACGCAAGAACGAGCGGCGTCTGAAGGAACTGCTCTTCCAGTCCGAGGAGGACCAGAAAAATCAGCAGAGGATGCAAGAACTGGTGGAGAGGCTGCAGAACAAGATGAAGGCCTATAAGAGACAAGTGGAAGAAGCG GAAGAGCAAGCCAACATGAATCTGGCGAAGTACAGGAAGACGGTTCATGAGCTGGATGATGCAGAGGAACGAGCTGACATTGCCGAGTCAGCGCTAACGAAGATTAGGACGAAGAGCAGAGGAAGCTTCAGCAAGGGGTACTCCTCT GGCTACAGCACCCCCTTCCCTGGGATGGTCAGATCACCCAGCTCTGTCGGATCAGAGGGCAGAGGAGAGAAGATCATCCATGATGACGAGTCTGTCAGCTCCCTCATCCCAGCTTATCTGAACTCCCTGAAGAAGCTGATGATTGATGATTGA